One Dictyoglomus turgidum DSM 6724 DNA window includes the following coding sequences:
- a CDS encoding ABC transporter ATP-binding protein: MPYSLREDEKLEEKISIDILRRLFRYLKPYKKEILIVLFFIFVVMTVDLANPYLMKIAIDRFIKNKDPKGLITVGFIVLLLNLISALCAKKRTERIAKITHRIILNIRQDLFNHVQKLSFAFFDERPVGKILARIIGDVNSLTNLFNMSVTNLIPDTFTIIATATIMFYLNAKLASYGLLMFPFLLITLFSIQTISRRRWQLVRKKNSTLNAFTHENYSGIRIIKYFNAENYRKNIFTELAWDVRQAFVRAVRINDLFWPMVEFSWGVGSIITFYFGIKMIKSGSITVGLLIAFSNYIAMFWRPIMNLSNFYNNLVTSMASAERIFEIMDINPNIVEDEEAVELDIKGEVEFKNVSFSYDGKKKVLEKVSFKVYPGERIALVGHTGAGKTTIVNLICRFYDPDEGEILIDGVDIRKIKLESLRRQLAVMFQDTFLFSGSIMENIRYGRLSASDEEVINTAREVYAHDFVVSLEKGYDTRVQERGLRLSTGQRQLVSLARTLIANPKILILDEATASIDTHTERLLQKGIEKLLQGRTSFIIAHRLSTIQNADRIFVIENGKIVEEGNHEELMKKRGIYYNMFISQFKLWSEEKEIVS; the protein is encoded by the coding sequence ATGCCATATAGTTTGAGAGAGGATGAAAAGTTAGAGGAAAAAATAAGTATTGATATCTTAAGAAGACTCTTTAGATATTTAAAGCCCTATAAAAAGGAGATATTAATTGTACTTTTTTTCATCTTCGTAGTTATGACTGTAGATCTTGCGAATCCTTATCTTATGAAGATTGCTATTGATAGATTTATAAAGAATAAAGATCCAAAGGGGCTTATTACTGTAGGATTTATAGTGCTTCTTTTGAATTTAATATCAGCCCTTTGTGCTAAGAAGCGAACAGAAAGGATAGCAAAAATAACCCATAGGATAATTTTAAATATTAGACAGGATCTTTTTAATCATGTTCAAAAGCTTTCTTTTGCCTTTTTTGATGAAAGACCTGTAGGAAAGATACTTGCAAGGATTATAGGGGATGTAAATTCATTGACTAATCTCTTCAACATGAGTGTGACTAACCTTATTCCTGACACTTTCACCATAATTGCCACTGCAACTATCATGTTTTATCTTAATGCCAAGCTTGCCTCTTATGGACTTTTGATGTTTCCTTTTCTTTTAATCACTCTTTTCTCTATTCAAACCATAAGCAGAAGGAGATGGCAATTAGTAAGAAAGAAGAACTCTACTTTGAATGCTTTTACTCATGAAAACTATTCAGGAATAAGAATAATAAAGTATTTTAATGCAGAGAATTATAGGAAGAATATTTTTACTGAGCTTGCTTGGGATGTAAGGCAGGCTTTTGTAAGGGCAGTAAGAATTAACGACCTTTTCTGGCCCATGGTAGAATTTTCTTGGGGGGTAGGATCCATAATTACTTTCTATTTTGGGATAAAAATGATAAAGTCAGGAAGTATTACTGTTGGTCTCCTTATAGCTTTTTCCAATTATATTGCCATGTTCTGGAGGCCTATTATGAATCTTAGCAATTTTTATAACAATTTAGTTACTAGTATGGCAAGTGCAGAGAGAATCTTTGAAATCATGGACATTAATCCTAATATTGTGGAGGATGAAGAGGCTGTAGAGCTGGATATAAAAGGAGAGGTGGAATTTAAAAATGTATCTTTTTCTTATGATGGAAAGAAAAAAGTTCTTGAAAAGGTGAGCTTTAAAGTATATCCAGGAGAAAGAATTGCTCTTGTGGGGCATACAGGTGCTGGGAAAACTACTATAGTGAATCTTATTTGCAGATTTTACGATCCTGATGAGGGTGAGATATTAATTGATGGGGTGGATATTAGAAAGATAAAACTTGAGAGTTTGCGAAGGCAACTTGCAGTAATGTTTCAGGATACTTTTCTCTTTTCAGGAAGTATAATGGAAAATATAAGGTATGGAAGACTTTCTGCTTCAGATGAAGAAGTAATCAATACCGCGAGGGAGGTCTATGCTCACGATTTTGTAGTGTCCTTAGAAAAGGGCTACGATACAAGAGTGCAAGAGAGGGGACTTAGACTTTCCACAGGACAAAGGCAACTTGTTTCCCTTGCAAGAACTCTTATTGCAAACCCCAAAATTCTCATTCTTGACGAGGCTACCGCAAGTATTGATACCCATACAGAGAGACTTCTTCAGAAAGGAATTGAGAAACTACTACAGGGAAGAACATCCTTTATTATTGCTCATAGACTTTCTACCATTCAAAATGCTGATAGAATTTTTGTCATAGAAAACGGAAAAATAGTGGAAGAGGGAAATCATGAAGAACTTATGAAAAAGAGAGGCATTTACTATAACATGTTTATATCTCAATTTAAGCTTTGGAGTGAAGAGAAGGAAATTGTCTCTTAA